A DNA window from Comamonas fluminis contains the following coding sequences:
- a CDS encoding lysozyme inhibitor LprI family protein — MPLHPPITLSKPLRILNKGLGAVLLCVVTSAAWAQPAPVPPASSVCEPGEDWPRTLECLREKTGFIDIALQDSLRQLHEKLPTELRESLQTQQDDWEQRRDTDCTPTDRPASDSNALAYAMLCRSKMALQRTKLLQSLLEASELPPAPTDMNCPKEQAMSPQCLQKRQAVIENGMNGIYRSLLLRLPELQAQKLYAEQSSWEEDREAACQRIAGAHEPADQAVCHFVMAMERVKVFREVWNPLAKQNQTKNQTKNQSKREP; from the coding sequence ATGCCACTGCACCCACCCATCACCCTTTCAAAACCTTTGCGGATTTTGAACAAGGGGCTGGGTGCGGTGCTGCTGTGCGTGGTGACCAGCGCTGCCTGGGCGCAGCCTGCCCCTGTGCCGCCCGCGAGTTCGGTATGCGAGCCCGGGGAGGATTGGCCGCGCACGCTGGAGTGCCTGCGCGAGAAAACTGGCTTTATCGACATTGCGCTGCAAGACAGCCTGCGCCAACTGCACGAAAAACTGCCAACCGAGCTGCGCGAATCCCTGCAAACCCAGCAAGACGACTGGGAGCAGCGCCGCGACACAGATTGCACACCTACGGACCGCCCCGCCTCTGACAGCAACGCACTGGCCTACGCCATGCTGTGCCGCAGCAAGATGGCACTGCAGCGCACCAAGCTGCTGCAAAGCCTGCTGGAGGCCAGCGAGCTACCGCCCGCACCCACAGACATGAACTGCCCCAAAGAACAGGCAATGAGCCCGCAATGTCTGCAAAAGCGACAAGCTGTCATTGAAAACGGCATGAATGGCATCTACCGCTCTTTGCTGCTGCGCCTGCCCGAATTGCAGGCCCAGAAGCTCTACGCCGAGCAAAGCAGTTGGGAGGAAGATCGTGAAGCCGCCTGCCAGCGCATTGCAGGCGCGCATGAACCGGCAGACCAGGCCGTCTGCCACTTTGTCATGGCCATGGAGCGGGTCAAAGTCTTTCGCGAGGTCTGGAACCCTCTTGCCAAACAAAACCAGACAAAGAACCAGACAAAAAACCAGTCAAAGAGGGAGCCATGA
- a CDS encoding lysozyme inhibitor LprI family protein, producing the protein MVLASSASAQAQAGADCVPGGNTAQTNACAIKDFQQADSDHQILYGDVMRSLSAHERPALRKEQSEWSRQRITQCKQSSKAFEAQADWPSRYHQCLIQQIKARDSVLKRWLHQGAPD; encoded by the coding sequence ATGGTTTTAGCGAGCAGCGCCAGCGCCCAGGCCCAGGCAGGTGCCGACTGCGTGCCCGGCGGCAACACCGCCCAGACCAATGCCTGCGCCATCAAGGATTTTCAGCAGGCCGATAGCGACCACCAGATTCTGTACGGCGATGTGATGCGCTCCCTGTCCGCCCATGAGCGCCCGGCCCTGCGCAAAGAGCAAAGCGAATGGAGCCGCCAGCGCATCACCCAGTGCAAGCAAAGCAGCAAAGCCTTTGAAGCGCAGGCCGACTGGCCCAGCCGCTATCACCAATGCCTGATCCAGCAGATCAAGGCCCGTGACAGTGTTCTCAAACGCTGGCTGCACCAGGGAGCACCAGATTGA
- a CDS encoding acyl-CoA dehydrogenase family protein encodes MDFELSEDQRAFADTARQFAQAELAPHAAQWDREAHFPRDAIAKAGELGFCGLYAPENAGGLALPRLDATLVFEELAAVDPSTTAFITIHNMATWMLGTWATDAVREQWGEQLTSGQKLASYALTEPGAGSDAASLKTRAELVGNEYVINGSKAFISGAGSTDVLVLMARTSDASSGASGISAFAVPANTQGISYGKKEEKMGWNSQPTRVINFDNVRIPANHLLGREGEGFKIAMKGLDGGRINIATCSVGAAQGALTQAQSYMQERKQFGKPIASFQALQFKLADMATELVAARQMVRLAASKLDAGARDASTYCAMAKRFATDAGFNVCNEALQIHGGYGYLNDFPLERLVRDARVHQILEGTNEIMRVIIARRMLDGDACEAIR; translated from the coding sequence ATGGACTTTGAACTCAGCGAAGATCAGCGCGCATTTGCCGACACCGCCCGCCAGTTTGCGCAGGCAGAACTGGCCCCCCATGCCGCGCAGTGGGACCGCGAAGCCCACTTCCCCCGCGATGCCATTGCCAAGGCCGGTGAGCTGGGTTTCTGCGGCCTGTACGCGCCCGAAAACGCGGGTGGCCTGGCCCTGCCACGCCTTGATGCCACGCTGGTGTTCGAGGAACTCGCTGCCGTCGATCCATCCACCACCGCCTTTATCACCATCCACAATATGGCGACCTGGATGTTGGGCACCTGGGCCACCGACGCCGTGCGTGAGCAATGGGGCGAGCAGCTCACCAGCGGCCAGAAGCTGGCCAGCTATGCCTTGACCGAACCCGGCGCAGGCTCAGATGCCGCATCGCTCAAAACCCGCGCCGAGCTGGTGGGCAACGAATATGTCATCAACGGCAGCAAAGCCTTTATCAGCGGCGCAGGCAGCACCGATGTGCTGGTGCTGATGGCCCGCACGAGTGATGCCAGCTCTGGCGCGTCGGGCATCAGCGCCTTTGCCGTGCCCGCAAATACCCAGGGCATCAGCTACGGCAAAAAAGAAGAAAAAATGGGCTGGAACAGCCAGCCCACGCGCGTCATCAATTTCGACAATGTGCGCATCCCCGCCAACCACCTGCTGGGCCGCGAAGGCGAAGGCTTCAAGATCGCCATGAAGGGGCTGGACGGCGGGCGCATCAATATCGCCACCTGCTCAGTTGGCGCCGCACAAGGCGCCCTCACCCAGGCGCAGAGCTATATGCAAGAGCGCAAGCAGTTCGGCAAACCCATCGCCAGCTTTCAGGCCCTGCAGTTCAAGCTGGCCGATATGGCGACCGAGCTGGTCGCAGCCCGCCAGATGGTGAGACTGGCTGCTAGCAAATTAGATGCGGGCGCCCGCGATGCATCGACCTACTGCGCCATGGCCAAACGCTTTGCGACCGATGCGGGCTTCAATGTCTGCAACGAGGCGCTGCAGATTCACGGCGGCTACGGATACCTGAATGACTTTCCGCTGGAGCGCCTGGTGCGCGACGCCCGTGTGCACCAGATCCTGGAAGGCACCAACGAAATCATGCGCGTCATCATTGCGCGGCGCATGCTGGATGGCGATGCTTGTGAGGCCATTCGCTGA
- a CDS encoding TfoX/Sxy family protein has protein sequence MPAKPIAPETLQLIDAVREALAAHAPGAEVEEKAMFGCLVFMVNGKMCLGVENDELLVRLPPDTHDAVAEMPGLRPLSSKGLMQGYFLVGPTAYASREAWQQWIAQALAFNPLAKATPKRKSQSPPAAQAPKAPARKRHSVFESDI, from the coding sequence ATGCCAGCCAAGCCCATCGCCCCCGAAACCCTGCAGCTCATTGACGCCGTGCGCGAGGCGCTGGCGGCGCATGCGCCCGGTGCCGAGGTGGAGGAGAAGGCCATGTTTGGCTGCCTTGTGTTCATGGTCAACGGCAAGATGTGCCTGGGCGTAGAAAACGACGAGTTGCTGGTGCGCCTGCCACCGGATACGCACGATGCCGTGGCCGAGATGCCGGGGCTGCGCCCTCTGTCCAGCAAGGGGCTGATGCAGGGCTATTTCCTCGTCGGCCCCACCGCGTATGCGAGCCGCGAGGCCTGGCAGCAATGGATTGCCCAGGCGCTGGCCTTTAACCCGCTGGCCAAGGCCACACCCAAACGTAAAAGCCAAAGCCCACCCGCTGCGCAGGCCCCCAAAGCACCCGCCCGCAAACGCCACAGTGTCTTCGAGAGCGATATCTGA
- a CDS encoding DUF488 domain-containing protein, which produces MSLRIVQLGTPRAPGEGSRIGTVRRPPRGVPKAEFASRNYYDTWLPELSPEPELMQAAQAAAKLLESGDSAEGSKQWKTFEKQFRKQLAEAPAARTLDLLAALSHSGAFSIGCYCDEESRCHRSILRGLLQERGADITA; this is translated from the coding sequence ATGTCCCTACGCATTGTTCAGCTGGGAACGCCCCGCGCACCGGGCGAAGGCAGCCGCATCGGCACCGTGCGCCGCCCGCCACGCGGCGTGCCCAAGGCCGAGTTTGCCAGCCGCAATTACTACGACACCTGGCTGCCCGAGCTCTCGCCTGAGCCAGAGCTGATGCAGGCCGCACAGGCTGCGGCCAAGCTGCTGGAGTCTGGCGACAGTGCCGAAGGCAGCAAGCAGTGGAAGACGTTTGAAAAGCAGTTTCGCAAGCAACTGGCCGAAGCTCCCGCCGCCCGCACGCTGGACTTGCTGGCTGCCCTGTCGCACAGCGGTGCGTTTTCCATCGGCTGTTACTGCGATGAAGAGTCGCGCTGCCACCGCAGCATCTTGCGCGGCCTGCTGCAGGAGCGCGGCGCTGATATCACCGCCTGA
- the mmsB gene encoding 3-hydroxyisobutyrate dehydrogenase, which produces MQIAFIGLGNMGAPMAINLVKAGHSVKAFDLSADALARVKAEGGHTAASASEAVQGAEVVISMLPASQHVQALYLGKDGEPGLLSSITKGALIIDSSTIAAATSQKVAQAAVAAGMGFIDAPVSGGTGGAIAGTLTFMVGGSNADLERARPLLEKMGKNIFHAGDVGAGQTAKICNNMLLGILMIGTSEAIALGVANGLDPKVLSEIMRRSSGGNWALEVYNPFPGVQESSAATRGYTGGFGTDLMLKDLGLAQESAMTVKASTPLGGMARQIYAAHSLAGHGPEDFSSVIKMLQKPA; this is translated from the coding sequence ATGCAAATCGCATTCATCGGCCTCGGCAATATGGGCGCCCCCATGGCCATCAACCTCGTCAAGGCGGGCCACAGCGTCAAGGCGTTTGACCTCAGCGCCGATGCGCTGGCCCGTGTCAAAGCCGAAGGCGGCCACACCGCCGCCAGCGCCAGCGAGGCCGTTCAGGGCGCTGAAGTGGTGATTTCCATGCTGCCAGCCAGCCAGCATGTGCAGGCGCTGTATCTGGGCAAGGATGGAGAGCCAGGTCTGCTCAGCAGCATCACCAAGGGTGCGCTCATCATCGACAGCTCCACCATCGCCGCCGCCACCAGCCAGAAGGTGGCGCAGGCGGCCGTCGCTGCTGGCATGGGCTTTATTGATGCGCCGGTGTCAGGTGGTACGGGCGGCGCGATTGCAGGCACGCTGACATTCATGGTGGGCGGCTCGAATGCCGATCTGGAACGCGCCCGCCCGCTGCTGGAGAAAATGGGCAAGAACATCTTCCACGCCGGTGATGTGGGCGCAGGCCAGACGGCCAAGATCTGCAACAACATGCTGCTGGGCATTTTGATGATTGGCACCAGCGAAGCCATTGCGCTGGGCGTGGCCAACGGTCTGGACCCCAAGGTGCTCAGCGAAATCATGCGCCGCAGCTCGGGCGGCAACTGGGCGCTGGAGGTATACAACCCCTTCCCCGGCGTGCAGGAATCCAGCGCCGCCACACGCGGCTATACCGGCGGCTTTGGCACCGATCTGATGCTCAAAGACCTGGGCCTGGCCCAGGAAAGCGCCATGACCGTCAAGGCCAGCACGCCGCTGGGCGGCATGGCCCGCCAGATCTACGCCGCGCACAGCCTGGCAGGCCATGGGCCGGAGGACTTTTCCAGCGTTATCAAGATGCTGCAAAAGCCTGCCTGA
- a CDS encoding GNAT family N-acetyltransferase, producing the protein MQYPVQHEEAQSKGVFHIDKNGQRVAEMTYSRTNATMIIIDHTDVDESLRGEGVGRQLLDALVAWARNTGTKVLPLCPFAKAQFAKDASIRDVLV; encoded by the coding sequence ATGCAATACCCTGTTCAGCACGAAGAAGCCCAGTCCAAGGGCGTGTTTCATATTGACAAGAATGGCCAGCGCGTAGCCGAGATGACTTACAGCCGCACCAATGCCACCATGATCATCATCGACCACACGGATGTCGATGAATCGCTGCGCGGTGAAGGCGTGGGCCGCCAGTTGCTGGATGCGCTGGTGGCCTGGGCGCGCAACACCGGCACCAAGGTGCTGCCGCTGTGCCCCTTTGCCAAAGCACAGTTTGCCAAGGACGCCAGCATTCGTGACGTGCTGGTTTAA
- a CDS encoding cupin domain-containing protein: MDHVLSMPAQPLDVAPFGARLTGARSAVLFKAEDMEVIRIVLRKGQTLPPHRVPGSVSLQCLEGSLEVMLGQNLHELQRDQLIHLPRGMPHAVRALEDSSAIVTIVLCDS, encoded by the coding sequence ATGGACCATGTTCTCTCCATGCCCGCTCAGCCGCTGGATGTAGCGCCGTTTGGCGCCAGACTCACGGGCGCGCGCTCTGCGGTGCTGTTCAAGGCCGAAGATATGGAAGTCATCCGTATCGTGCTCAGAAAGGGCCAGACCCTGCCCCCGCACCGGGTGCCGGGCAGCGTCAGTCTGCAGTGCCTGGAAGGCAGTCTGGAAGTGATGCTGGGCCAGAACCTGCACGAGCTGCAGCGCGACCAGCTCATTCACCTGCCGCGGGGCATGCCCCATGCGGTGCGGGCGCTGGAGGATTCCTCGGCCATTGTCACCATCGTTTTGTGTGACAGCTGA